The proteins below are encoded in one region of Vibrio sp. ED004:
- the glpE gene encoding thiosulfate sulfurtransferase GlpE, translating to MDQFKHIDVKGAQALIEQGDARLVDIRDPQSFAVAHSKTAYHLTNDTMVSFMDEVGFEQPILVMCYHGISSQGAAQYLVNQGFEEVYSVDGGFEAWHRAELPVIAG from the coding sequence ATGGACCAGTTTAAACATATCGACGTTAAAGGCGCTCAAGCCCTCATTGAACAAGGTGATGCTCGACTTGTCGATATACGCGACCCGCAGTCTTTTGCGGTTGCGCACTCAAAAACAGCCTACCACCTTACCAACGATACAATGGTGTCGTTCATGGATGAGGTTGGGTTCGAACAACCTATCTTGGTGATGTGTTACCACGGTATTAGTAGCCAAGGTGCTGCACAATATTTAGTGAACCAAGGCTTTGAAGAGGTATATAGTGTAGATGGCGGTTTCGAAGCTTGGCACCGTGCTGAACTTCCCGTGATTGCTGGTTAA
- the rpoH gene encoding RNA polymerase sigma factor RpoH, which translates to MANQAYQMALVTQDSLDSYIRSANSYPMLTPEEERGLAERLHYKGEIDAAKGLILSHLRFVVHVARGYSGYGLPMADLVQEGNIGLMKAVKRFNPEVGVRLVSFAVHWIKAEIHEYVLRNWRIVKIATTKAQRKLFFNLRKSKKRLGWFNNGEVETVARELGVEPSEVREMESRLAAQDATFEAPMDDDDGGSAYTAPVYYLEDKASDVAETVEAANWESHTNNRLGLALASLDERSQHIVRSRWLDDNKATLQDLADTYSISAERVRQLEKNAMKKLKQAVGDF; encoded by the coding sequence ATAGTTTAGATAGCTATATCCGCTCAGCAAACAGCTACCCAATGCTGACGCCTGAAGAGGAACGTGGACTTGCAGAGCGATTACATTACAAAGGTGAGATAGACGCTGCGAAAGGCTTGATCCTTTCTCACTTACGATTCGTGGTGCACGTTGCAAGAGGCTACTCTGGCTACGGGCTGCCAATGGCTGATCTCGTCCAAGAAGGTAACATCGGCTTGATGAAGGCTGTTAAGCGCTTCAACCCAGAAGTTGGTGTTCGATTGGTTTCTTTCGCAGTTCACTGGATCAAAGCTGAAATCCATGAATACGTGCTGCGTAACTGGCGCATCGTTAAAATAGCGACAACTAAGGCGCAGCGTAAACTGTTCTTTAACCTTCGTAAGTCTAAAAAGCGTTTAGGTTGGTTTAATAACGGTGAAGTTGAGACTGTTGCTCGTGAGCTAGGTGTTGAGCCTTCAGAAGTTCGTGAAATGGAATCTCGTTTAGCGGCACAAGACGCGACGTTTGAAGCGCCTATGGACGATGACGACGGCGGTTCTGCTTACACTGCTCCAGTTTACTACCTAGAAGACAAAGCATCAGACGTTGCTGAAACGGTTGAAGCGGCTAACTGGGAGTCACACACCAATAATCGCCTAGGACTAGCACTAGCAAGCTTAGATGAACGTAGCCAACACATTGTTCGCTCACGTTGGTTAGATGACAACAAAGCAACGCTACAAGACTTAGCGGATACCTACAGCATTTCTGCAGAGCGTGTTCGCCAGTTAGAAAAGAATGCGATGAAGAAACTGAAACAAGCCGTTGGTGATTTCTGA